A window of the Brassica oleracea var. oleracea cultivar TO1000 chromosome C1, BOL, whole genome shotgun sequence genome harbors these coding sequences:
- the LOC106294353 gene encoding heavy metal-associated isoprenylated plant protein 26, with the protein MGVLDHVSEYFDCSSGDSKRHRSLQTVDVRVLIDCEGCERKVRRALEGMNGVRDVAIEPNAQKVTVVGYVEPNKVVARIIHRTGKRAELYPYVPYDVVAHPYASGVYDNRAPVGYVRNTEYDPHVSRLARASSTEVRYTTAFSDENASGCGVM; encoded by the exons ATGGGTGTTCTTGATCACGTCTCTGAATACTTCGATTGCTCCAGTGGCGACTCCAAGAGACACAGAAGTCTACAG ACGGTGGACGTGAGGGTTTTGATAGATTGCGAAGGATGCGAGAGGAAAGTGAGAAGAGCGTTAGAAGGAATGAATGGAGTGAGAGATGTAGCGATCGAGCCTAATGCTCAGAAAGTTACAGTGGTTGGTTACGTTGAGCCTAACAAAGTGGTGGCTCGGATCATTCACAGGACCGGCAAAAGAGCCGAGCTATACCCTTACGTTCCTTACGACGTTGTCGCTCATCCTTATGCCTCTGGTGTCTACGATAATAGAGCTCCTGTTGGGTACGTTAGGAACACCGAGTATGATCCACATGTGTCGCGGCTCGCACGTGCTAGCTCCACCGAGGTACGTTATACTACGGCGTTTAGCGACGAGAACGCCTCAGGTTGTGGGGTTATGTGA
- the LOC106325357 gene encoding uncharacterized protein LOC106325357, whose translation MEDGELEFSNQEVFSSSDVVGGLPPSNGSIDSFFDGLLMDSHHQHQHQHQQGACTHTHTCNNSTGTADNTHSHTCFHVHTKVLPEDSDEKVSTDDTAESCGKNGEKRPLGNREAVRKYREKKKAKAASLEDECSRLRGLNQQLVKRLQSQSALEGEVSRLKCLLVDLRGRIDGEIGSFPYQKPNIPSFSHLVNPCNVQCEDEVYCLGDGFGGGGNSQEGGGGASINEQGLSGCDFDQLQCMTDQNLNGSFNSANVSATNKRKGGHRGPKGA comes from the exons ATGGAAGACGGCGAGCTTGAATTCTCTAACCAAGAAGTGTTTTCAAGCTCCGACGTTGTTGGTGGGTTGCCTCCTAGCAACGGTTCGATAGATAGTTTCTTCGATGGGCTTCTAATGGACTCTCATCATCAACATCAACATCAACATCAACAAGGTGCTTGTACCCACACTCACACGTGTAACAACTCCACGGGAACAGCAGATAACACTCACAGCCACACGTGCTTCCACGTCCACACCAAGGTCCTCCCCGAAGACAGCGACGAGAAAGTCTCCACCGATGATACAGCCGAGTCTTGTGGCAAGAACGGCGAAAAGAGGCCTTTGGGGAACAGAGAAGCCGTTAGGAAGTATAGAGAGAAGAAGAAGGCTAAAGCTGCTTCCTTGGAGGACGAGTGTTCGAGGCTCAGGGGTTTGAACCAGCAGCTTGTGAAGAGGCTGCAGAGTCAGAGTGCCTTGGAAGGTGAAGTCTCGAGGCTTAAGTGTTTGCTTGTGGATTTGAGAGGGAGGATTGATGGGGAGATTGGGTCTTTTCCTTATCAGAAACCGAATATTCCTTCTTTCTCCCACTTGGTGAATCCTTGCAACGTGCAGTGTGAGGATGAGGTTTATTGCCTTGGGGATGGGTTTGGAGGTGGGGGGAATAGCCAAGAAGGTGGTGGTGGTGCGTCCATCAATGAACAAGGTTTAAGCGGTTGTGATTTTGACCAGCTTCAATGCATGACTGATCAGAACTTAAACGGTTCATTCAACAGTGCCAATGTATCTGCCACTAATAAGAGAAAAG GTGGGCATCGTGGACCGAAAGGAGCTTGA